The following coding sequences are from one Salvia hispanica cultivar TCC Black 2014 chromosome 3, UniMelb_Shisp_WGS_1.0, whole genome shotgun sequence window:
- the LOC125213545 gene encoding 2,3-bisphosphoglycerate-independent phosphoglycerate mutase — MGSSGFSWKLNDHPKLPKGKTVAMVVLDGWGEAHANQYNCIHIAETPTMDSLKTGAPEKWRLVRAHGKAVGLPTEDDMGNSEVGHNALGAGRIFAQGAKLVDIALETGKIYDGEGFNYIKESFATGTLHLIGLLSDGGVHSRIDQLQLLLKGASERGAKKIRVHILTDGRDCLDGSSVGFVETLENDLVKLREKGIDAQIASGGGRMYVTMDRYENDWEVVKRGWDAQVLGEAPHKFKNAVEAVKKLREIPNISDQYLPPFVIVDDSGKSVGPIVDGDAVVTMNFRADRMVMLASALEYEKFDKFDRVRYPKIRYAGMLQYDGELKLPNKYLVSPPEIDRTSGEYLVKNGIRTFACSETVKFGHVTFFWNGNRSGYFDNKLEEYVEIPSDSGITFNVQPKMKALEIGEKARDAILSRKWDQVRVNLPNSDMVGHTGDINATIVACKAADQAVKMILDAIEQVGGIYVVTADHGNAEDMVKRNKKGEPLLDKNGNIQILTSHTLEPVPVAIGGPGLAPGVRFRTDVPNGGLANVAATVMNLHGFEAPSDYETTLIEVVDK; from the exons ATGGGTAGCTCTGGATTCTCATGGAAATTGAACGACCACCCCAAACTTCCCAAGGGGAAGACCGTAGCAATGGTGGTTTTGGATGGATGGGGCGAGGCCCATGCCAATCAATACAACTGCATCCATATCGCCGAAACTCCTACCATGGATTCACTTAAAACG GGTGCCCCTGAAAAATGGAGATTGGTGAGGGCCCACGGTAAGGCTGTGGGGCTGCCCACAGAAGATGACATGGGTAATAGTGAGGTTGGGCACAATGCTCTTGGTGCTGGCAGGATTTTTGCACAAGG TGCTAAGCTTGTTGATATTGCTCTTGAAACTGGGAAAATTTATGATGGGGAAGGTTTTAACTACATCAAGGAATCCTTTGCAACTGGAACACTTCACCTTATTGGATTATTGAGTGATGGTGGTGTCCACTCTCGGATTGATCAATTGCAG TTGTTGCTGAAAGGTGCCAGTGAGCGTGGTGCTAAAAAAATCCGTGTTCATATCCTCACAGATGGACGTGATTGTTTGGATGGATCCAGTGTTGGCTTTGTTGAAACTCTAGAAAATGATCTTGTAAAGCTTCGTGAGAAGGGTATTGATGCCCAGATTGCATCTGGTGGAGGTCGCATGTATGTCACCATGGACCGATACGAA AATGACTGGGAAGTTGTCAAGAGAGGATGGGACGCCCAAGTGCTCGGAGAAGCCCCACATAAGTTTAAGAATGCAGTTGAAGCTGTCAAGAAGCTGAGAGAGATCCCTAACATAAGTGATCAATACTTGCCCCCTTTTGTTATTGTTGATGATAGTGGGAAGTCCGTTGGGCCTATTGTTGATGGTGATGCTGTTGTTACCATGAACTTCCGTGCTGATCGCATGGTCATGCTTGCTTCGGCACTTGAGTATGAGAAGTTTGACAAATTTGACAGAGTTCGTTACCCTAAAATCCGCTACGCTGGAATGCTCCAGTATGATGGTGAACTCAAACTTCCAAACAAGTACCTTGTTTCTCCTCCAGAAATCGACAGAACCTCTGGAGAATATTTGGTGAAAAACGGCATCCGTACTTTCGCTTGCAG TGAAACGGTTAAGTTCGGTCATGTCACCTTCTTCTGGAACGGAAACCGCTCAGGATACTTCGACAACAAACTGGAAGAATACGTTGAAATCCCAAGTGATAGTGGTATCACATTCAACGTCCAGCCCAAGATGAAAGCCTTGGAAATCGGTGAGAAGGCGAGAGATGCCATTCTTAGCCGCAAATGGGACCAG GTACGTGTCAACCTACCTAACAGCGATATGGTGGGACACACTGGTGATATCAATGCAACAATCGTGGCTTGTAAGGCTGCTGATCAAGCTGTCAAG ATGATTCTTGATGCGATTGAGCAAGTTGGTGGAATCTACGTCGTTACTGCTGACCATGGCAATGCTGAGGATATGGTGAAGAGAAACAAGAAAGGCGAACCTCTACTCGACAAGAATGGCAACATTCAAATCCTTACTTCTCACACACTCGAACCT GTTCCTGTTGCAATTGGTGGCCCTGGGCTGGCACCCGGTGTCAGATTCCGCACTGATGTGCCCAATGGCGGACTGGCTAACGTAGCTGCTACCGTCATGAACTTGCACGGCTTTGAGGCCCCTAGTGACTATGAGACCACCCTCATCGAGGTCGTTGACAAGTAG
- the LOC125213546 gene encoding oxygen-evolving enhancer protein 2, chloroplastic-like, whose product MASTACFLHHHAALSTSARTTSNRYSPSLKPAQQLVCRAQKQPENQESDSGAAVSRRLALTVLIGAAAVATKVSPAEAVYGEAANVFGKAKSNTDFKPYTGNGFKVLVPAKWNPSSEIEFPGTVLRYEDNFDISSNLTVTINPTDKKTITDYGTPEDFLSQVDYLLGKQAYFGKTDSEGGFDSGAVATANLLETATPVVDGTKYYFLSVLTRTADGDEGGKHQLITATVKDGKLYICKAQAGDKRWFKGAKKFVESAATSFSVA is encoded by the exons ATGGCATCAACTGCATGCTTCTTGCACCACCATGCAGCTCTCTCCACCTCAGCAAGAACCACTTCTAACCGCTACTCTCCCTCTCTGAAGCCAGCCCAGCAGCTGGTCTGCAGAGCCCAGAAGCAGCCTGAGAATCAAGAATCCGACTCCGGCGCCGCCGTCTCAAGGAGGTTGGCCCTCACCGTCCTCATTGGGGCTGCTGCTGTTGCCACCAAGGTCTCACCTGCTGAGGCTGTTTATGGAGAAGCCG CGAACGTGTTTGGCAAGGCGAAGTCAAACACAGATTTCAAACCCTACACCGGAAACGGATTCAAGGTGTTAGTCCCTGCAAAGTGGAACCCTAGCAGCGAGATCGAGTTCCCGGGCACAGTCCTCAGGTACGAGGACAACTTCGACATCAGCAGCAACCTCACCGTCACCATCAACCCGACGGACAAGAAAACCATCACCGACTACGGCACCCCTGAGGATTTCCTATCTCAA GTTGACTACTTGTTGGGGAAGCAGGCCTACTTTGGCAAAACTGACTCTGAG GGTGGATTCGACTCCGGGGCTGTGGCGACCGCCAACTTGCTGGAGACTGCGACTCCGGTGGTGGATGGAACCAAGTACTACTTCTTGTCTGTGCTGACTAGGACTGCTGACGGAGACGAGGGGGGCAAGCACCAGCTGATCACGGCCACTGTCAAGGACGGGAAGCTCTACATCTGCAAGGCTCAAGCTGGGGACAAGAGATGGTTCAAGGGTGCAAAGAAGTTTGTGGAGAGTGCAGCAACTTCTTTCAGTGTTGCTTGA